In Falco cherrug isolate bFalChe1 chromosome 2, bFalChe1.pri, whole genome shotgun sequence, the following are encoded in one genomic region:
- the PCF11 gene encoding pre-mRNA cleavage complex 2 protein Pcf11 isoform X1, whose amino-acid sequence MSAPESSAGSSEAREDACRDYQSSLEDLTFNSKPHINMLTILAEENVPFAKDIVSLIEAQIAKAPASEKLPVMYLMDSIVKNVGREYLTAFTKNLVATFICVFEKVDENTRKSLFKLRSTWDDIFPLKKLYALDVRVNSLDPAWPIKPLPPNVNTSSIHVNPKFLNKSPEESSAPTSAVTSGASTPPAVPEIQKNLTQEQLIRQQLLAKQKQLLELQQKKLELELEQTKAQLAVSLSVQQGSSTIASVPAPSKQHMSPTPHMTVKSPHQTAVQSEKNKPSPSPPLHDMKIVNRDPRLNRMAQHSSHAKDQSHRKEFPLNTTGQSDTKANRTTQAEKQNSTKPEKLKASEKTQKKELDQSEAKPKSPSPLKNKLPNTKDTKTQECESTKVSEISKRDPRLKRHLQDKSEGKDEEVKEKRRNTEKKEKEEHKTCEHRPAGSRNKVINGAVQKQDTTTEDSEKQGGKQGRSSNRKRSRSRSPKARSPSTHSPKRRERRSPKRRLRSLSPTSSTPKIGKIRPIGPKQSHVEEGTPVARDERNSNKRNVKQEVRDPRRVKKAQEDRPQETASQHSTKAAPDPKENAENWQGSKSGKRWKSGWEENKNSQQNEEHQALGKSPHQRHRENWPADKGILSPRAPKQQHRLSVDANLQIPKELTSASKRELLKKANERLASGEITQDEFLMVAHQIRQLFQYQEGKHRCNIWDSPAEEKCGLKKKPLLSDAELTYYEHKAKLKRTQVQHSLSRLDLLDPDDILDYHIPDALLPGIECEQAKAKRGVQFDRKEPFGERSRRHSPVSGTNRPFADNVPSLESRRRLEEQNATKGARGSKNFDPYDSWGESDEFRDALRQQGKSTTEFQKIDGDAICRFDNREDRQLLGQAGVREEARSPFSERFKRARYDDPEKAPFPEGSGSRFGGIEAKQRISALMEDRPLFDGTPRQAAARVGVDGQGSPFVDGPAAGSSSRIDGPPGQAAMRFEGSLLGTGVSQFDGPLAGAGGAGALRFDGPPGQLAGALRFEGPPGQVGGGGPLRFEGPLGQIGGPLRFEGPAGQPVGGPRFEGPGVGLRFEGPRGQPSGGLRFEGPHGQPMGPRGQPGGGLRFEGPHGQPLGPHGQPGGGLRFDGPHLQPLGPHGQPGGGLRFEGPHGQPMGPHGPSGGGLRFEGSHGPSGGGLRLEGPHGQPGVGPRLIDGPVHQGAGGLRFDGPLGRAGPRFDGCHAAGFDGQPGQLSLLQRFDGIHGQPGPRFERAPGQQVQPRFDTAIPQRFDGPHQPASRFDLPLGLQGARFENVANHPASRLEVSPYGQGGPFVEHPGQSYNGPSHGMQFQRPDLFDASPGPNFNGPAGPGAQNFPLRTAGHYFDEKGLQGPQYGNFNNMPMGSNQVSLMSAQPGPYGQGQQYLPNPGSFVQNPTGALPHSYPDNHLGQLDVNELFAKLLSTGILKLSKTDSTSAQVNETSAQPAAEEEDDDQNEDQNVPDLTNFTVEELRQRYDSVINRLYTGIQCYSCGMRFTTSQTDVYADHLDWHYRQNRTEKDVSRKITHRRWYYSLTDWIEFEEIADLEERAKSQFFEKAHEEVVLKTQEAAKEKEFQSVPAGPAGAVESCEICQEQFEQYWDEEEEEWHLKNAIRVDEKIYHPSCYEDYQNTSSFDCTPSPSKTPAENPLNIVLNIVKQETQESCDSPKVKEEPDDTPTACAEESTPASTDIKTEPDESAQTEV is encoded by the exons ATGTCGGCCCCGGAGAGCAGCGCTGGTAGCAGCGAGGCCCGGGAGGACGCGTGCCGCGATTACCAGTCGTCGCTGGAGGACCTGACGTTCAACAGCAAGCCGCACATCAATATGCTGACCATCCTGGCTGAGGAGAACGTGCCCTTCGCCAAGGACATCGTCTCCCTGATCGAGGCGCAAATCGCCAAG GCTCCTGCATCAGAGAAGCTACCCGTTATGTACCTTATGGATTCCATTGTCAAGAATGTGGGAAGAGAATATCTTACTGCATTTACTAAAAACCTAGTTGCAacatttatttgtgtatttgaaaag gTGGATGAAAATACTaggaaaagtttatttaaattacGCTCCACATGGgatgatatttttcctttgaagaaacTATATGCACTTGATGTCAGAGTCAACTCATTAGATCCTGCTTGGCCAATTAAACCTCTGCCCCCAAATGTGAATACTTCTAGCATCCATGTGAATCctaagtttttaaataaatcg CCAGAGGAATCTTCTGCACCTACCTCTGCTGTCACTTCTGGTGCCTCTACTCCTCCAGCTGTtcctgaaatacaaaagaatttGACACAGGAGCAATTGATAAGGCAGCAATTGcttgcaaagcaaaagcagttgttagaacttcagcaaaaaaaattagagcTGGAGCTGGAACAGACTAAAGCACAGTTG GCTGTATCTCTTAGTGTTCAGCAAGGATCATCTACTATAGCTTCAGTTCCAGCACCTTCCAAGCAACACATGTCTCCCACACCTCATATGACAGTTAAATCACCTCATCAGACTGCTGTGCAATCcgaaaaaaacaaaccatccCCAAGTCCTCCACTTCATGACATGAAAATAGTAAATAGGGATCCTCGACTTAACAGGATGGCTCAACATTCTTCTCATGCTAAAGATCAatctcacaggaaagaatttccaCTGAACACAACTGGTCAGTCTGATACCAAGGCAAACAGAACAACACAGGCTGAAAAACAGAACTcaacaaagccagaaaaattgaaagcaagtgaaaaaacacagaagaaagagCTTGACCAGTCAGAAGCAAAACCTAAATCACCATCCCCTTTGAAAAATAAGCTGCCCAATACTAAAGATACTAAAACCCAGGAATGTGAAAGCACAAAAGTATCTGAAATCAGTAAACGGGATCCAAGACTGAAAAGACATCTTCAAGATAAGTCAGAGGGCAAAGACGaagaggtgaaagaaaaaaggagaaatacagagaaaaaagaaaaagaggaacatAAGACGTGTGAACACaggccagcaggcagcagaaataaagtaattaatGGTGCTGTTCAGAAACAAGACACGACTACAGAAGACTCAGAAAAACAGGGTGGAAAACAAGGGAGATCAAGTAATAGAAAACGGTCACGATCACGCTCTCCTAAGGCACGGTCACCATCTACGCATTCTCCGAAAAGACGAGAGAGGAGATCACCCAAGAGACGACTTAGGAGTTTATCTCCTACTTCATCAACTCCTAAAATTGGAAAGATACGTCCAATAGGCCCTAAGCAGTCTCATGTTGAAGAAGGCACACCAGTGGCAAGAGACGAAAGAAATTCTAATAAGAGAAATGTTAAACAAGAGGTGCGAGATCCAAGGAGAGTGAAAAAAGCCCAGGAAGACAGGCCCCAAGAAACAGCAAGCCAGCATTCTACAAAAGCTGCTCCTGATCCAAAGGAGAATGCAGAAAACTGGCAAGGATCCAAATCAGGCAAGAGGTGGAAATCTggttgggaagaaaataaaaa CTCACAGCAGAATGAAGAACACCAAGCACTTGGTAAATCCCCTCACCAAAGACACCGGGAAAACTGGCCTGCTGATAAAGGAATTTTATCACCCCGAgcaccaaagcagcagcatcGGTTAAGTGTGGATGCCAATTTACAGATTCCCAAAGAGTTGACATCTGCAAGCAAGAGAGAATTACTTAAGAAG GCCAATGAACGCTTAGCATCTGGTGAAATAACACAAGATGAGTTCCTCATGGTAGCTCATCAGATCCGACAGCTGTTCCAGTATCAGGAAGGAAAGCATAGATGTAACATCTGGGATAGCcctgcagaggaaaaatgtggtttgaaaaagaaacctcTTCTGTCGGATGCAGAGCTAACATATTATGAACATAAGGCTAAACTGAAAAGAACACAAGTTCAGCATTCGTTATCAAGGCTTGATCTCTTGGATCCGGATGATATTTTGGATTATCATATACCTGATGCACTGCTTCCTGGAATAGAATGTGAGCAAGCAAAAGCCAAGCGTGGAGTACAGTTTGACAGAAAAGAGCCTTTTGGAGAAAGATCAAGGAGACACTCTCCTGTAAGTGGCACTAATAGACCTTTTGCTGATAACGTCCCATCACTTGAGAGTCGACGAAGACTTGAGGAACAGAATGCTACTAAAGGAGCAAGAGGTTCTAAGAACTTTGATCCTTATGACAGCTGGGGAGAATCAGATGAATTTAGAGATGCTCTCAGACAACAGGGGAAGAGCACAACAGAGTTCCAGAAAATAGATGGTGATGCAATCTGCAGATTTGATAATCGTGAAGACAGACAGCTTCTTGGGCAAGCTG gtgttcGAGAAGAGGCAAGATCACCATTCAGTGAACGTTTCAAAAGAGCTAGGTATGATGATCCGGAGAAAGCACCATTTCCGGAAGGTTCAGGATCAAGATTTGGAGGCATTGAAGCAAAGCAGAGGATAAGTGCACTAATGGAAGACAGACCTCTATTTGATGGGACACCTAGACAGGCTGCTGCAAGGGTTGGGGTAGATGGACAAGGAAGTCCTTTTGTTGATGGTCCCGCTGCTGGTTCAAGTTCCAGAATTGATGGGCCACCTGGACAGGCTGCTATGAGATTTGAGGGGTCTTTGCTGGGGACAGGTGTATCTCAGTTTGATGGAccgctggcaggagcagggggagctGGAGCCCTAAGATTTGATGGCCcgccagggcagctggcaggagccctAAGGTTTGAAGGACCACCAGGACAGGTTGGTGGAGGAGGCCCACTGAGGTTTGAGGGACCTCTTGGGCAGATAGGTGGGCCATTGCGGTTTGAGGGGCCTGCAGGGCAGCCTGTAGGTGGTCCTAGATTTGAAGGACCTGGAGTTGGTCTGAGGTTTGAGGGTCCCCGTGGTCAGCCTTCAGGTGGCCTCAGGTTTGAGGGACCTCATGGTCAACCTATGGGGCCTCGAGGTCAGCCAGGGGGTGGTCTCAGGTTTGAGGGACCCCATGGTCAGCCCTTGGGGCCTCATGGTCAACCAGGGGGTGGCCTCAGGTTTGATGGGCCACACTTGCAGCCATTGGGGCCACATGGTCAACCTGGAGGTGGCCTAAGATTTGAGGGGCCACATGGTCAGCCTATGGGGCCACATGGACCATCAGGTGGCGGGCTCAGGTTTGAGGGGTCACATGGACCGTCAGGTGGTGGGCTCAGATTGGAAGGACCACATGGTCAGCCAGGTGTAGGTCCAAGGCTGATTGATGGACCAGTACACCAGGGGGCTGGTGGACTTCGATTTGATGGTCCTCTGGGTCGGGCTGGTCCAAGGTTTGATGGTTGTCATGCAGCTGGATTTGATGGTCAGCCTGGACAGCTGTCTCTCTTGCAAAGATTTGATGGGATTCATGGACAGCCTGGCCCAAGATTTGAAAGGGCACCTGGGCAACAGGTGCAACCACGATTTGATACAGCCATACCTCAAAGATTTGATGGACCGCACCAGCCAGCCTCTAGATTTGACTTGCCCCTTGGCCTTCAAGGTGCACGTTTCGAAAATGTAGCTAACCATCCTGCCTCAAGACTAGAAGTGTCACCGTATGGACAAGGTGGTCCATTTGTTGAACATCCTGGCCAGAGCTACAATGGACCATCTCACGGGATGCAGTTCCAGAGACCTGATCTCTTTGATGCTTCGCCTGGACCAAACTTCAATGGGCCAGCTGGCCCAGGAGCACAGAATTTCCCGTTGAGAACAGCTGGACATTACTTTGATGAAAAAGGTCTTCAGGGTCCTCAATATGGAAACTTCAATAATATGCCAATGGGAAGTAATCAG GTTTCTCTCATGTCTGCTCAACCAGGGCCTTATGGACAAGGTCAACAGTATTTGCCAAATCCTGGAAGTTTTGTTCAGAACCCTACAG GAGCCCTTCCACATTCATATCCTGATAACCACCTTGGACAGCTTGATGTCAATGAATTGTTTGCTAAACTGCTGTCAACCGGGATCCTCAAACTGTCAAAAACTGATTCCACTTCAGCAC AAGTGAATGAAACatcagcccagccagctgctgaagaggaagatgatgacCAGAACGAAGATCAAAATGTTCCAGACCTCACTAACTTCACAGTTGAAGAACTTAGACA GCGCTATGATAGTGTTATAAATCGACTGTACACTGGAATTCAGTGTTACTCATGTGGAATGAGATTCACTACTTCACAGACGGATGTTTATGCAGATCATTTGGACTGGCATTATCGTcagaacaggacagaaaaagatGTTAGCAGAAAAATTACACACAGAAGATGGTACTACAGTTTAACA GACTGGATTGAATTTGAAGAAATAGCTGATCTAGAGGAGCGTGCAAAAAGCCAGTTCTTTGAAAAAGCTCACGAAGAGGTTGTTTTGAAGACACAAGAAGctgcaaaagagaaggaatttcAGAGTGTCCCTGCTGGGCCAGCTGGAGCAGTTGAA agctgtgaaatTTGTCAAGAGCAATTTGAACAGTATTGGGACGAGGAAGAGGAAGAGTGGCACCTGAAGAATGCTATCAGAGTAGATGAAAAG atttacCATCCATCTTGCTATGAAGATTACCAAAAT ACATCATCATTTGATTGCACACCATCTCCCAGCAAGACTCCGGCAGAAAATCCACTAAATATAGTGTTGAACATTGTTAAACAAGAAACACAGGAGTCCTGTGACTCACCTAAAGTCAAAGAAGAACCTGATGACACCCCTACTGCCTGTGCAGAAGAGAGCACACCTGCATCTACAGATATAAAAACAGAACCCGATGAGTCTGCTCAAACTGAGgtatga
- the PCF11 gene encoding pre-mRNA cleavage complex 2 protein Pcf11 isoform X2 yields the protein MSAPESSAGSSEAREDACRDYQSSLEDLTFNSKPHINMLTILAEENVPFAKDIVSLIEAQIAKAPASEKLPVMYLMDSIVKNVGREYLTAFTKNLVATFICVFEKVDENTRKSLFKLRSTWDDIFPLKKLYALDVRVNSLDPAWPIKPLPPNVNTSSIHVNPKFLNKSPEESSAPTSAVTSGASTPPAVPEIQKNLTQEQLIRQQLLAKQKQLLELQQKKLELELEQTKAQLAVSLSVQQGSSTIASVPAPSKQHMSPTPHMTVKSPHQTAVQSEKNKPSPSPPLHDMKIVNRDPRLNRMAQHSSHAKDQSHRKEFPLNTTGQSDTKANRTTQAEKQNSTKPEKLKASEKTQKKELDQSEAKPKSPSPLKNKLPNTKDTKTQECESTKVSEISKRDPRLKRHLQDKSEGKDEEVKEKRRNTEKKEKEEHKTCEHRPAGSRNKVINGAVQKQDTTTEDSEKQGGKQGRSSNRKRSRSRSPKARSPSTHSPKRRERRSPKRRLRSLSPTSSTPKIGKIRPIGPKQSHVEEGTPVARDERNSNKRNVKQEVRDPRRVKKAQEDRPQETASQHSTKAAPDPKENAENWQGSKSGKRWKSGWEENKNSQQNEEHQALGKSPHQRHRENWPADKGILSPRAPKQQHRLSVDANLQIPKELTSASKRELLKKANERLASGEITQDEFLMVAHQIRQLFQYQEGKHRCNIWDSPAEEKCGLKKKPLLSDAELTYYEHKAKLKRTQVQHSLSRLDLLDPDDILDYHIPDALLPGIECEQAKAKRGVQFDRKEPFGERSRRHSPVSGTNRPFADNVPSLESRRRLEEQNATKGARGSKNFDPYDSWGESDEFRDALRQQGKSTTEFQKIDGDAICRFDNREDRQLLGQAGVREEARSPFSERFKRARYDDPEKAPFPEGSGSRFGGIEAKQRISALMEDRPLFDGTPRQAAARVGVDGQGSPFVDGPAAGSSSRIDGPPGQAAMRFEGSLLGTGVSQFDGPLAGAGGAGALRFDGPPGQLAGALRFEGPPGQVGGGGPLRFEGPLGQIGGPLRFEGPAGQPVGGPRFEGPGVGLRFEGPRGQPSGGLRFEGPHGQPMGPRGQPGGGLRFEGPHGQPLGPHGQPGGGLRFDGPHLQPLGPHGQPGGGLRFEGPHGQPMGPHGPSGGGLRFEGSHGPSGGGLRLEGPHGQPGVGPRLIDGPVHQGAGGLRFDGPLGRAGPRFDGCHAAGFDGQPGQLSLLQRFDGIHGQPGPRFERAPGQQVQPRFDTAIPQRFDGPHQPASRFDLPLGLQGARFENVANHPASRLEVSPYGQGGPFVEHPGQSYNGPSHGMQFQRPDLFDASPGPNFNGPAGPGAQNFPLRTAGHYFDEKGLQGPQYGNFNNMPMGSNQVSLMSAQPGPYGQGQQYLPNPGSFVQNPTGALPHSYPDNHLGQLDVNELFAKLLSTGILKLSKTDSTSALNETSAQPAAEEEDDDQNEDQNVPDLTNFTVEELRQRYDSVINRLYTGIQCYSCGMRFTTSQTDVYADHLDWHYRQNRTEKDVSRKITHRRWYYSLTDWIEFEEIADLEERAKSQFFEKAHEEVVLKTQEAAKEKEFQSVPAGPAGAVESCEICQEQFEQYWDEEEEEWHLKNAIRVDEKIYHPSCYEDYQNTSSFDCTPSPSKTPAENPLNIVLNIVKQETQESCDSPKVKEEPDDTPTACAEESTPASTDIKTEPDESAQTEV from the exons ATGTCGGCCCCGGAGAGCAGCGCTGGTAGCAGCGAGGCCCGGGAGGACGCGTGCCGCGATTACCAGTCGTCGCTGGAGGACCTGACGTTCAACAGCAAGCCGCACATCAATATGCTGACCATCCTGGCTGAGGAGAACGTGCCCTTCGCCAAGGACATCGTCTCCCTGATCGAGGCGCAAATCGCCAAG GCTCCTGCATCAGAGAAGCTACCCGTTATGTACCTTATGGATTCCATTGTCAAGAATGTGGGAAGAGAATATCTTACTGCATTTACTAAAAACCTAGTTGCAacatttatttgtgtatttgaaaag gTGGATGAAAATACTaggaaaagtttatttaaattacGCTCCACATGGgatgatatttttcctttgaagaaacTATATGCACTTGATGTCAGAGTCAACTCATTAGATCCTGCTTGGCCAATTAAACCTCTGCCCCCAAATGTGAATACTTCTAGCATCCATGTGAATCctaagtttttaaataaatcg CCAGAGGAATCTTCTGCACCTACCTCTGCTGTCACTTCTGGTGCCTCTACTCCTCCAGCTGTtcctgaaatacaaaagaatttGACACAGGAGCAATTGATAAGGCAGCAATTGcttgcaaagcaaaagcagttgttagaacttcagcaaaaaaaattagagcTGGAGCTGGAACAGACTAAAGCACAGTTG GCTGTATCTCTTAGTGTTCAGCAAGGATCATCTACTATAGCTTCAGTTCCAGCACCTTCCAAGCAACACATGTCTCCCACACCTCATATGACAGTTAAATCACCTCATCAGACTGCTGTGCAATCcgaaaaaaacaaaccatccCCAAGTCCTCCACTTCATGACATGAAAATAGTAAATAGGGATCCTCGACTTAACAGGATGGCTCAACATTCTTCTCATGCTAAAGATCAatctcacaggaaagaatttccaCTGAACACAACTGGTCAGTCTGATACCAAGGCAAACAGAACAACACAGGCTGAAAAACAGAACTcaacaaagccagaaaaattgaaagcaagtgaaaaaacacagaagaaagagCTTGACCAGTCAGAAGCAAAACCTAAATCACCATCCCCTTTGAAAAATAAGCTGCCCAATACTAAAGATACTAAAACCCAGGAATGTGAAAGCACAAAAGTATCTGAAATCAGTAAACGGGATCCAAGACTGAAAAGACATCTTCAAGATAAGTCAGAGGGCAAAGACGaagaggtgaaagaaaaaaggagaaatacagagaaaaaagaaaaagaggaacatAAGACGTGTGAACACaggccagcaggcagcagaaataaagtaattaatGGTGCTGTTCAGAAACAAGACACGACTACAGAAGACTCAGAAAAACAGGGTGGAAAACAAGGGAGATCAAGTAATAGAAAACGGTCACGATCACGCTCTCCTAAGGCACGGTCACCATCTACGCATTCTCCGAAAAGACGAGAGAGGAGATCACCCAAGAGACGACTTAGGAGTTTATCTCCTACTTCATCAACTCCTAAAATTGGAAAGATACGTCCAATAGGCCCTAAGCAGTCTCATGTTGAAGAAGGCACACCAGTGGCAAGAGACGAAAGAAATTCTAATAAGAGAAATGTTAAACAAGAGGTGCGAGATCCAAGGAGAGTGAAAAAAGCCCAGGAAGACAGGCCCCAAGAAACAGCAAGCCAGCATTCTACAAAAGCTGCTCCTGATCCAAAGGAGAATGCAGAAAACTGGCAAGGATCCAAATCAGGCAAGAGGTGGAAATCTggttgggaagaaaataaaaa CTCACAGCAGAATGAAGAACACCAAGCACTTGGTAAATCCCCTCACCAAAGACACCGGGAAAACTGGCCTGCTGATAAAGGAATTTTATCACCCCGAgcaccaaagcagcagcatcGGTTAAGTGTGGATGCCAATTTACAGATTCCCAAAGAGTTGACATCTGCAAGCAAGAGAGAATTACTTAAGAAG GCCAATGAACGCTTAGCATCTGGTGAAATAACACAAGATGAGTTCCTCATGGTAGCTCATCAGATCCGACAGCTGTTCCAGTATCAGGAAGGAAAGCATAGATGTAACATCTGGGATAGCcctgcagaggaaaaatgtggtttgaaaaagaaacctcTTCTGTCGGATGCAGAGCTAACATATTATGAACATAAGGCTAAACTGAAAAGAACACAAGTTCAGCATTCGTTATCAAGGCTTGATCTCTTGGATCCGGATGATATTTTGGATTATCATATACCTGATGCACTGCTTCCTGGAATAGAATGTGAGCAAGCAAAAGCCAAGCGTGGAGTACAGTTTGACAGAAAAGAGCCTTTTGGAGAAAGATCAAGGAGACACTCTCCTGTAAGTGGCACTAATAGACCTTTTGCTGATAACGTCCCATCACTTGAGAGTCGACGAAGACTTGAGGAACAGAATGCTACTAAAGGAGCAAGAGGTTCTAAGAACTTTGATCCTTATGACAGCTGGGGAGAATCAGATGAATTTAGAGATGCTCTCAGACAACAGGGGAAGAGCACAACAGAGTTCCAGAAAATAGATGGTGATGCAATCTGCAGATTTGATAATCGTGAAGACAGACAGCTTCTTGGGCAAGCTG gtgttcGAGAAGAGGCAAGATCACCATTCAGTGAACGTTTCAAAAGAGCTAGGTATGATGATCCGGAGAAAGCACCATTTCCGGAAGGTTCAGGATCAAGATTTGGAGGCATTGAAGCAAAGCAGAGGATAAGTGCACTAATGGAAGACAGACCTCTATTTGATGGGACACCTAGACAGGCTGCTGCAAGGGTTGGGGTAGATGGACAAGGAAGTCCTTTTGTTGATGGTCCCGCTGCTGGTTCAAGTTCCAGAATTGATGGGCCACCTGGACAGGCTGCTATGAGATTTGAGGGGTCTTTGCTGGGGACAGGTGTATCTCAGTTTGATGGAccgctggcaggagcagggggagctGGAGCCCTAAGATTTGATGGCCcgccagggcagctggcaggagccctAAGGTTTGAAGGACCACCAGGACAGGTTGGTGGAGGAGGCCCACTGAGGTTTGAGGGACCTCTTGGGCAGATAGGTGGGCCATTGCGGTTTGAGGGGCCTGCAGGGCAGCCTGTAGGTGGTCCTAGATTTGAAGGACCTGGAGTTGGTCTGAGGTTTGAGGGTCCCCGTGGTCAGCCTTCAGGTGGCCTCAGGTTTGAGGGACCTCATGGTCAACCTATGGGGCCTCGAGGTCAGCCAGGGGGTGGTCTCAGGTTTGAGGGACCCCATGGTCAGCCCTTGGGGCCTCATGGTCAACCAGGGGGTGGCCTCAGGTTTGATGGGCCACACTTGCAGCCATTGGGGCCACATGGTCAACCTGGAGGTGGCCTAAGATTTGAGGGGCCACATGGTCAGCCTATGGGGCCACATGGACCATCAGGTGGCGGGCTCAGGTTTGAGGGGTCACATGGACCGTCAGGTGGTGGGCTCAGATTGGAAGGACCACATGGTCAGCCAGGTGTAGGTCCAAGGCTGATTGATGGACCAGTACACCAGGGGGCTGGTGGACTTCGATTTGATGGTCCTCTGGGTCGGGCTGGTCCAAGGTTTGATGGTTGTCATGCAGCTGGATTTGATGGTCAGCCTGGACAGCTGTCTCTCTTGCAAAGATTTGATGGGATTCATGGACAGCCTGGCCCAAGATTTGAAAGGGCACCTGGGCAACAGGTGCAACCACGATTTGATACAGCCATACCTCAAAGATTTGATGGACCGCACCAGCCAGCCTCTAGATTTGACTTGCCCCTTGGCCTTCAAGGTGCACGTTTCGAAAATGTAGCTAACCATCCTGCCTCAAGACTAGAAGTGTCACCGTATGGACAAGGTGGTCCATTTGTTGAACATCCTGGCCAGAGCTACAATGGACCATCTCACGGGATGCAGTTCCAGAGACCTGATCTCTTTGATGCTTCGCCTGGACCAAACTTCAATGGGCCAGCTGGCCCAGGAGCACAGAATTTCCCGTTGAGAACAGCTGGACATTACTTTGATGAAAAAGGTCTTCAGGGTCCTCAATATGGAAACTTCAATAATATGCCAATGGGAAGTAATCAG GTTTCTCTCATGTCTGCTCAACCAGGGCCTTATGGACAAGGTCAACAGTATTTGCCAAATCCTGGAAGTTTTGTTCAGAACCCTACAG GAGCCCTTCCACATTCATATCCTGATAACCACCTTGGACAGCTTGATGTCAATGAATTGTTTGCTAAACTGCTGTCAACCGGGATCCTCAAACTGTCAAAAACTGATTCCACTTCAGCAC TGAATGAAACatcagcccagccagctgctgaagaggaagatgatgacCAGAACGAAGATCAAAATGTTCCAGACCTCACTAACTTCACAGTTGAAGAACTTAGACA GCGCTATGATAGTGTTATAAATCGACTGTACACTGGAATTCAGTGTTACTCATGTGGAATGAGATTCACTACTTCACAGACGGATGTTTATGCAGATCATTTGGACTGGCATTATCGTcagaacaggacagaaaaagatGTTAGCAGAAAAATTACACACAGAAGATGGTACTACAGTTTAACA GACTGGATTGAATTTGAAGAAATAGCTGATCTAGAGGAGCGTGCAAAAAGCCAGTTCTTTGAAAAAGCTCACGAAGAGGTTGTTTTGAAGACACAAGAAGctgcaaaagagaaggaatttcAGAGTGTCCCTGCTGGGCCAGCTGGAGCAGTTGAA agctgtgaaatTTGTCAAGAGCAATTTGAACAGTATTGGGACGAGGAAGAGGAAGAGTGGCACCTGAAGAATGCTATCAGAGTAGATGAAAAG atttacCATCCATCTTGCTATGAAGATTACCAAAAT ACATCATCATTTGATTGCACACCATCTCCCAGCAAGACTCCGGCAGAAAATCCACTAAATATAGTGTTGAACATTGTTAAACAAGAAACACAGGAGTCCTGTGACTCACCTAAAGTCAAAGAAGAACCTGATGACACCCCTACTGCCTGTGCAGAAGAGAGCACACCTGCATCTACAGATATAAAAACAGAACCCGATGAGTCTGCTCAAACTGAGgtatga